Proteins co-encoded in one Methanobrevibacter gottschalkii DSM 11977 genomic window:
- a CDS encoding coenzyme F420-0:L-glutamate ligase: protein MTSSNELKNIKHIINGDYIIIPIETGYIKPNESLDVIIKPAKELMKDNDYLVIAETPVSVSQGRLIDESKYSPSLTAKFLTTVWSKYLWGYILGPALGIKKRTIRNLRKLPKETYAHKELILQLYGLKHALKPASEAGVDLSNAPGTYVSLLPDNPEEVTKDLKKRIGKDVCVMIIDTDATYMKNGKYFTGLPIAIEGIDADNGFFGYVKGQLSENMGSTPLGCSEKLDVETALKIANIAEDYQKSLSTEMKTIHSVKDVLGTEFDEVTIEDLDSIIHTPAVIIRKI, encoded by the coding sequence ATGACAAGCTCTAATGAATTAAAAAATATTAAACATATTATTAATGGAGATTACATTATAATTCCTATTGAAACAGGTTATATTAAACCAAATGAAAGTTTGGACGTTATTATTAAACCTGCCAAAGAACTAATGAAAGATAATGATTATTTAGTAATAGCTGAAACACCTGTTTCAGTTTCACAAGGCAGACTAATTGATGAATCAAAATATTCACCATCATTAACTGCTAAATTCTTAACAACAGTTTGGAGTAAATATTTATGGGGATATATTTTAGGACCGGCTTTAGGAATTAAAAAAAGAACAATTAGAAATTTAAGAAAATTGCCTAAAGAAACTTATGCCCATAAAGAATTAATTTTACAACTATACGGTTTAAAACATGCATTGAAACCTGCATCTGAGGCAGGTGTTGATTTAAGCAATGCTCCTGGAACTTATGTTTCATTACTTCCGGACAATCCTGAAGAAGTCACTAAAGACTTGAAAAAGAGGATTGGAAAAGATGTTTGTGTAATGATTATTGATACTGATGCGACATATATGAAAAATGGAAAGTATTTTACTGGACTCCCCATTGCAATTGAAGGAATTGATGCCGATAATGGATTTTTTGGATATGTAAAAGGACAATTATCTGAAAACATGGGATCCACACCATTAGGTTGCAGTGAAAAACTAGATGTTGAAACTGCATTAAAAATAGCAAACATTGCTGAAGATTATCAAAAGTCACTTTCCACTGAAATGAAAACAATACATAGCGTTAAGGATGTCCTCGGTACTGAATTTGATGAAGTAACTATTGAAGATCTTGATTCAATTATCCACACACCTGCAGTAATAATAAGGAAAATATAA
- a CDS encoding pyruvate kinase alpha/beta domain-containing protein has translation MARKFITYFDKEGNDYTDELIMAIKDKLDITDIKRVIIASASGESALKLYEAIGDEVEIINVTHHVGFSGSNESDISKGMIKKLEKVGIKTYFGSHAFSGAARGVTNKFGGYSPLDIVANTFRMFSHGIKVGVEISIMATDAGLIPAGEEIIAVGGRGHGVDSAVILTPVNSKDLFDLKIHEIIAMPRD, from the coding sequence ATGGCAAGAAAATTTATTACATATTTTGATAAAGAAGGTAATGATTATACTGATGAGTTAATAATGGCTATTAAGGATAAATTAGATATTACTGATATTAAAAGAGTTATAATTGCTTCTGCTAGTGGTGAATCTGCATTAAAATTATATGAAGCTATTGGTGATGAAGTTGAAATTATTAATGTGACTCATCATGTTGGATTTAGTGGTTCTAATGAATCAGATATTTCAAAAGGCATGATTAAAAAACTTGAAAAGGTGGGAATTAAAACATATTTTGGAAGTCATGCATTTAGTGGTGCTGCAAGAGGAGTCACCAATAAATTCGGAGGGTATTCTCCATTAGATATTGTAGCTAATACTTTTCGAATGTTTTCACATGGGATTAAAGTTGGCGTTGAAATATCTATCATGGCTACAGATGCGGGTTTAATTCCTGCTGGTGAAGAAATAATTGCTGTTGGTGGTAGAGGTCATGGTGTTGATAGTGCTGTTATTTTAACTCCAGTTAATTCAAAAGATTTGTTTGATTTAAAGATTCATGAGATTATAGCAATGCCAAGAGATTGA
- the ftsZ gene encoding cell division protein FtsZ has protein sequence MKFIDDAIKESEQRMEEKVPDKLSSDIDDDLIEMIKGAKTNIFVVGAGGAGNNTISRLNEMGIEGATTIAVNTDAQDLFYSQSAKKILLGRKTSKGLGAGGEPAVGEECAEESEDEIREELEGADMVFVTCGLGGGTGTGSAPIISKLSKKLGALTVAVATMPFSAEGIKRRENAEQGLEKLQESADTVIVIPNDKLLEVAPNLPLNKAFMVSDEILGRAVKGITELITKKGLVSLDFADIRSIMGGSGMAMIGMGESDTGDRALESVHEALSSPLLDIDISNATGALVNISGSSDLTLHEAEKIVQVVADKLDPEANIIWGTQIDESLQNTVRTTVVVSGIKTGYEEDNSPEIEYAEDNSENKSADDQLDDFIDGIF, from the coding sequence GTGAAATTTATAGATGATGCAATCAAAGAATCCGAACAAAGAATGGAAGAAAAAGTGCCTGATAAACTCTCTTCCGATATTGACGATGATCTTATAGAGATGATTAAAGGAGCTAAAACTAATATATTTGTTGTTGGTGCTGGTGGAGCAGGAAACAATACTATTTCAAGATTAAATGAAATGGGTATCGAAGGAGCAACTACAATTGCAGTAAATACTGATGCTCAAGATTTATTTTATAGTCAATCTGCTAAAAAAATTCTTTTAGGTAGAAAAACTTCTAAAGGGTTAGGTGCAGGTGGAGAACCGGCTGTCGGTGAAGAATGTGCTGAAGAAAGTGAAGATGAGATTAGAGAAGAATTAGAAGGTGCAGACATGGTATTTGTTACATGTGGTCTTGGTGGAGGAACTGGAACTGGTTCAGCACCGATCATCTCTAAACTCTCTAAAAAATTAGGTGCATTAACTGTTGCTGTAGCTACTATGCCCTTTTCAGCAGAAGGTATTAAAAGAAGAGAAAATGCTGAACAAGGTTTAGAAAAACTCCAAGAGTCTGCTGATACTGTTATTGTAATTCCAAATGATAAATTATTGGAAGTAGCACCTAATTTACCTCTAAACAAAGCATTCATGGTATCTGATGAAATTTTAGGAAGGGCTGTTAAAGGTATTACTGAATTAATTACTAAAAAAGGTCTTGTAAGTTTGGACTTTGCAGATATTAGAAGTATCATGGGAGGTTCTGGAATGGCTATGATTGGTATGGGTGAATCTGATACTGGTGATAGAGCTTTAGAATCTGTACATGAAGCATTAAGTAGTCCATTATTGGATATTGATATATCAAATGCTACTGGTGCATTAGTTAACATATCTGGTAGTTCCGACTTAACATTACATGAAGCTGAGAAAATCGTTCAAGTTGTTGCTGATAAATTAGATCCTGAAGCTAACATTATTTGGGGTACTCAAATTGATGAAAGTCTTCAAAACACTGTTAGAACTACAGTTGTTGTTTCAGGCATTAAAACTGGTTATGAGGAAGATAATTCCCCTGAAATTGAATATGCGGAAGATAATTCTGAAAATAAGTCAGCAGATGATCAATTAGATGATTTCATTGATGGAATTTTCTAA
- a CDS encoding protein translocase SEC61 complex subunit gamma gives MNVQENFNKFIKDSKRVLKVAKKPDGAEYRELAKISVLGVAVIGVVGFVIVLLGSLIGL, from the coding sequence ATGAATGTTCAAGAAAATTTTAACAAGTTTATCAAAGACAGTAAAAGAGTATTAAAAGTAGCTAAAAAACCCGATGGTGCTGAATACCGTGAATTGGCTAAAATTTCAGTTTTAGGTGTTGCAGTCATTGGTGTTGTTGGTTTTGTTATTGTTTTATTAGGCTCTTTAATCGGCTTATAA
- a CDS encoding transcription elongation factor Spt5, translating into MEDTNSSIYALKTSAGQERNVARLLARKARTIDGIGISSILVPESLKGYILVESSTKIDLRNPDLKVQHLRGVVGGDATITFEEVKRFLKPEPIISSIQKGSIVELISGPFKGERAKVVRIDESREEVVLELIEAAVPIPVTVKADQIRIIQKEAD; encoded by the coding sequence ATGGAAGATACTAATAGTTCCATATATGCTCTTAAAACATCCGCAGGTCAAGAAAGAAATGTTGCTAGGCTTTTGGCACGTAAAGCTAGAACTATAGATGGTATAGGCATTTCCTCAATTCTTGTTCCAGAATCTTTAAAAGGGTATATTTTAGTCGAATCTTCAACAAAGATAGATCTCAGAAACCCTGATTTAAAAGTACAACATTTAAGAGGGGTTGTTGGTGGAGATGCTACAATTACTTTTGAAGAAGTAAAAAGATTCTTAAAACCAGAACCTATTATTTCCTCTATTCAAAAAGGAAGTATTGTTGAACTTATTTCTGGTCCTTTCAAAGGAGAAAGAGCAAAAGTGGTTCGTATTGATGAATCACGTGAAGAAGTCGTTCTTGAGTTAATAGAGGCTGCAGTACCAATTCCAGTTACTGTTAAAGCTGATCAAATTAGAATAATTCAAAAGGAGGCTGACTGA
- a CDS encoding 50S ribosomal protein L11 — protein sequence MAKDTVEVLIEGGTATPGPPLGPALGPLGINMMQVVEEINKKSADFAGMKVPVKVIVDRDTKDFEIEIGTPPTTALIMEELGIEKASHEPGLDIVNDLPIEAAFKITRMKFDSLLANDYKSGIKEVMGTCVSMGLSVDGKDPREAQKDVDAGKYDDILL from the coding sequence ATGGCTAAAGATACAGTCGAAGTTCTTATCGAAGGTGGAACTGCTACTCCTGGTCCACCATTAGGTCCGGCTTTAGGACCTCTCGGTATTAACATGATGCAAGTAGTTGAAGAAATTAATAAGAAAAGCGCTGATTTTGCAGGAATGAAAGTACCTGTTAAAGTCATCGTTGACAGAGATACTAAAGATTTTGAAATTGAAATCGGTACTCCACCTACAACTGCTCTTATCATGGAAGAGTTAGGCATCGAAAAGGCTTCTCATGAACCAGGTTTAGATATTGTAAATGACTTACCAATCGAAGCTGCATTTAAAATTACAAGAATGAAATTTGATTCATTACTTGCTAATGATTATAAATCAGGTATCAAAGAAGTTATGGGAACCTGTGTTAGTATGGGATTATCTGTTGATGGTAAAGACCCAAGAGAAGCACAAAAAGATGTTGATGCTGGAAAATATGATGATATCTTATTATAA
- a CDS encoding 50S ribosomal protein L1, whose product MTQDVINAVKEAKEQSKPRNFTESVDIIINIRDLDVKKPENRFNEEVTLPNGRGKDVKIGVIADGELIVQAKDAGLDTVINKGDLEAFGKDRKSAKKMANSVDFLVAQADMMPLVGRFLGPVLGPRGKMPKPVPASIKLAPLLERLQNTVKVGVKQQPSIQIVVGSQDMSDEDIAENVETVLTVLDRNLEKGRSQIKSMFIKTTMGPVVRVI is encoded by the coding sequence ATGACACAAGATGTAATTAACGCGGTGAAGGAGGCAAAAGAACAATCTAAGCCGAGAAACTTCACTGAGTCCGTAGATATTATTATTAATATCCGTGACTTAGATGTCAAAAAACCAGAAAATAGGTTTAATGAGGAAGTTACTCTTCCTAACGGCCGTGGCAAAGATGTTAAAATTGGAGTCATTGCTGATGGGGAACTCATTGTTCAAGCTAAAGATGCTGGTCTTGACACTGTAATTAATAAAGGAGATTTAGAAGCTTTTGGAAAAGACAGGAAATCTGCTAAAAAAATGGCAAACTCTGTTGATTTCTTAGTGGCTCAAGCTGATATGATGCCACTTGTTGGTAGGTTCTTAGGTCCAGTACTTGGTCCTCGTGGTAAAATGCCAAAACCAGTGCCTGCAAGTATTAAATTAGCTCCTCTCTTAGAAAGATTACAGAACACTGTCAAAGTTGGTGTAAAACAGCAACCAAGTATTCAAATTGTTGTTGGAAGCCAAGACATGTCAGACGAGGATATAGCTGAGAATGTGGAAACTGTTCTTACAGTCTTAGACCGCAATTTAGAAAAAGGAAGAAGTCAAATCAAGTCCATGTTTATTAAAACAACTATGGGACCAGTAGTGAGGGTGATCTAA
- a CDS encoding 50S ribosomal protein L10 → MAHVAEWKKEEVQEIKEIINQHEVIGIVDLMNIPAKQLQEMRKSLNGKAVIRMSKINLIDLALEDCNADKNNIVDLSEHMEGQVALIATEMNPFKLYKILEDSKTSAPAKPGTIASDDIIVPEGDTGFEPGPFLGELQQVGIPAKIDKGKICVQKETVVVKAGEEVSKQVAATLSRMDINPMEVGIDLKAVYEDEAIYTSDILAIDEEQTLADVQNAFRNAFNLSVNAAIPTDETISTIITLAYTRAINVGVAGAIMTSETAEPILGLAQAKMLAIASEVADAPGAIDDELAEKLSNVAVAAAPVIEEVVEEEEEEEEESSEEEAAAGLGALFG, encoded by the coding sequence ATGGCTCATGTTGCAGAATGGAAAAAGGAAGAAGTCCAAGAGATTAAAGAAATCATTAATCAACACGAAGTAATTGGTATTGTTGATTTAATGAACATTCCTGCTAAACAGCTCCAAGAAATGAGAAAATCTCTTAATGGCAAAGCTGTTATCAGAATGTCTAAAATAAATCTTATTGATTTAGCTCTTGAAGATTGTAATGCTGATAAAAACAATATTGTTGATTTATCTGAACATATGGAAGGACAAGTTGCACTTATTGCTACTGAAATGAATCCTTTCAAATTATACAAAATATTAGAAGACAGCAAAACTTCTGCTCCTGCCAAACCAGGAACCATTGCTTCTGATGATATTATTGTACCTGAAGGAGACACAGGTTTTGAACCAGGTCCTTTCTTAGGTGAATTACAACAAGTTGGAATTCCTGCAAAAATTGATAAAGGTAAAATTTGCGTACAAAAAGAAACAGTCGTTGTAAAAGCAGGTGAAGAAGTTTCTAAACAAGTGGCAGCAACTTTATCTAGAATGGATATTAATCCTATGGAAGTGGGAATTGATTTAAAAGCAGTATATGAAGATGAAGCAATTTATACTTCCGACATACTTGCAATCGACGAAGAACAAACATTAGCTGACGTTCAAAATGCATTCAGAAATGCATTTAATTTATCTGTAAACGCAGCAATCCCTACTGATGAAACTATTTCCACTATTATTACTCTCGCATACACTAGAGCTATTAATGTTGGTGTTGCAGGAGCAATTATGACTTCCGAAACTGCTGAACCAATCCTTGGTTTAGCTCAAGCTAAAATGTTAGCTATTGCATCTGAAGTTGCTGATGCACCCGGTGCTATTGATGATGAATTAGCTGAAAAACTTTCTAATGTTGCTGTAGCAGCTGCTCCAGTAATTGAAGAAGTTGTTGAAGAAGAGGAAGAAGAGGAAGAAGAAAGTAGTGAAGAAGAAGCAGCAGCTGGGTTAGGAGCTCTCTTCGGTTAA
- the rpl12p gene encoding 50S ribosomal protein P1 — protein MEYIYAAMILHSAEKEINEENVKSIIEAAGIEAEDARIKALIAALEDVDIDEAMETTAMAAAAPAAAPAAAEAAEEEEEEEEEEEASEEEAAAGLGALFG, from the coding sequence ATGGAATACATATATGCGGCAATGATTTTACACAGTGCAGAAAAAGAGATTAACGAAGAAAATGTTAAAAGTATTATCGAAGCAGCAGGAATTGAAGCTGAAGATGCTAGAATCAAAGCTTTAATTGCAGCTTTAGAAGATGTTGACATTGATGAAGCTATGGAAACTACTGCTATGGCAGCAGCAGCTCCTGCTGCAGCTCCTGCAGCAGCTGAAGCAGCTGAAGAAGAAGAGGAAGAAGAAGAGGAAGAAGAAGCTTCTGAAGAAGAAGCAGCAGCTGGATTAGGCGCTCTCTTCGGATAG
- the alaS gene encoding alanine--tRNA ligase, with protein sequence MINMVEIFEKLGYKLQTCKTCGQEFYSQVDRDTCGDAPCDEYGFIANPATDKPYNLYEIQKVFKEFLESEGHTAIDRYPVLAKRWRDDVFLVGASIFCFQPWITSGLVKPPANPLEIAQPSIRLNDVDNVGRTGRHMTCFTMGSHTVINTEDDFIYWEDETIRLCHEFFKSIGINTEEITFIKSWWSGGGNEGPCYEVCCRGVELATLVFIQYETLDDGSKKEIPIKVVDTGYGLERIAWISQGTPTAYDACFAPVVDKLMELTGVEINEDIQGKNAQIAGMMDIEDIGDLKDLRQQVADSLGLSLNDYLEIAEPMEAIYIIADHTRCLAFMIADGIIPSNVKEGYLARLVLRRTIRFMKDLNMKESLADIMAIQLDFLSKFYPEIRDSEQHIMNIISLEEERYSATVKKGKSIVKRSIKRLKKEGKNEMPLNLLIDLYDAHGIPPETVVEIAGDDFVVNVPDNFFTQVAGAHEKDNSSKKSTFKVDFPETELLFYKYFYQQEFEAEVLGVLEKDGKQCLIFDKTIFYPEGGGQPSDMGEISIDGNVLKVSHAEKVDDVVLHHVDEVSQDIVGKTILGKIDWDRRITLARHHTGTHLVIAAARKVLGQHIWQAGSQNGLTRARIDLSHYRRITQEELNEIEKLANEYVMENIDLDIQFHTRDEAQELYGFVLYQGGIVPGKMIRVVKIPGVDVQACAGTHVLRTGVVGPIKINKTERVQDGVERIDFSAGLAAIDSMQHDNELLRESSSIFKVDNEQLPKTCDRFFSEWKAQKNEIDRLKTQIASLKMNSLAEDYEEINGLKVVSELMEADFKELQKIATDFTDNGKADVVIMGNNDGKIVGAASQNAIDNGIKINNVIKSAASILGGGGGGRLTLAQGAGKNTDKMNEAIQTAIGLIKG encoded by the coding sequence ATGATTAATATGGTAGAAATTTTTGAAAAACTTGGTTATAAACTACAAACTTGTAAAACTTGTGGACAAGAGTTTTACTCTCAAGTGGATAGAGACACTTGTGGTGATGCTCCATGTGATGAGTATGGTTTTATTGCAAATCCTGCTACTGATAAACCATATAATTTGTATGAAATCCAAAAAGTTTTTAAAGAATTTTTAGAAAGCGAAGGCCACACAGCTATTGATAGATATCCTGTTTTAGCAAAAAGATGGAGAGATGATGTATTTTTAGTTGGAGCATCTATCTTTTGCTTCCAACCATGGATTACTTCAGGACTTGTTAAACCTCCTGCAAATCCATTGGAAATCGCCCAGCCTTCTATTAGGTTAAACGATGTTGATAATGTTGGAAGGACTGGTCGTCACATGACTTGTTTTACCATGGGTTCCCATACTGTTATAAATACTGAAGATGATTTTATTTACTGGGAAGATGAAACTATTAGGCTTTGTCATGAATTTTTCAAGTCAATTGGGATTAATACAGAAGAAATTACTTTCATTAAATCCTGGTGGTCTGGTGGAGGTAATGAGGGACCTTGTTATGAAGTATGTTGTAGAGGTGTAGAGCTTGCAACACTTGTTTTCATTCAATATGAAACTTTAGACGATGGATCTAAAAAAGAAATTCCTATTAAAGTTGTGGATACAGGTTACGGTCTTGAAAGAATTGCATGGATTTCTCAAGGAACTCCAACAGCCTATGATGCATGTTTCGCGCCTGTTGTTGATAAATTAATGGAATTAACTGGTGTTGAAATTAATGAAGATATTCAAGGAAAAAATGCCCAAATAGCTGGAATGATGGATATTGAAGATATAGGGGACTTAAAAGATCTTCGCCAACAAGTTGCAGACAGTTTAGGTCTTTCATTAAATGATTATTTAGAAATAGCTGAACCGATGGAGGCAATTTATATTATTGCTGATCACACTCGTTGTCTTGCGTTCATGATTGCTGACGGTATTATTCCATCTAATGTAAAAGAAGGTTATCTTGCAAGGTTAGTTTTAAGGAGAACAATTAGGTTCATGAAAGATTTGAACATGAAAGAATCTCTTGCAGATATTATGGCAATACAGCTTGATTTTTTATCTAAATTCTACCCTGAAATTCGCGATTCAGAACAGCACATCATGAATATTATTTCTCTGGAAGAAGAAAGATATTCCGCCACTGTTAAAAAAGGCAAAAGTATTGTTAAAAGATCCATTAAAAGACTCAAAAAAGAAGGCAAAAACGAAATGCCTCTTAATTTGCTAATAGATTTATATGATGCTCATGGAATTCCTCCTGAAACAGTTGTTGAAATCGCAGGAGATGATTTTGTTGTTAATGTTCCAGACAATTTCTTTACACAAGTGGCGGGAGCTCATGAAAAAGATAATTCTAGTAAAAAATCCACTTTCAAAGTAGATTTTCCTGAAACTGAGTTGTTATTCTATAAATATTTCTACCAACAAGAATTTGAAGCGGAAGTTTTAGGCGTGCTTGAAAAGGATGGAAAACAATGTTTAATCTTTGATAAGACCATATTCTATCCTGAAGGAGGAGGTCAACCTTCTGATATGGGTGAAATTTCAATTGATGGAAATGTGTTAAAAGTAAGTCATGCTGAAAAAGTCGATGATGTGGTGTTACATCATGTAGATGAAGTTTCACAGGATATTGTCGGCAAAACGATCTTGGGTAAAATTGATTGGGATAGGAGAATAACACTTGCACGTCACCACACAGGAACTCACTTAGTTATTGCAGCTGCAAGAAAAGTGTTGGGTCAGCATATCTGGCAAGCAGGATCTCAAAATGGTCTTACAAGGGCACGTATTGATTTATCTCATTACAGGCGTATTACTCAAGAGGAATTAAATGAAATTGAGAAATTAGCTAATGAATATGTAATGGAAAATATTGATCTGGATATTCAGTTCCACACAAGAGATGAAGCACAAGAATTATATGGATTCGTACTTTACCAGGGTGGTATTGTTCCGGGTAAAATGATTCGTGTTGTTAAAATTCCTGGTGTTGATGTTCAAGCTTGTGCAGGCACTCATGTTTTAAGAACTGGTGTAGTTGGACCAATTAAAATTAATAAAACTGAAAGAGTTCAAGATGGTGTGGAAAGAATTGATTTCTCAGCAGGTCTTGCAGCAATTGATTCCATGCAGCATGATAATGAACTTTTAAGGGAAAGCTCATCAATATTTAAAGTTGACAACGAACAACTCCCAAAAACATGTGATAGGTTCTTTAGTGAATGGAAAGCACAGAAAAATGAAATTGACAGGTTAAAAACTCAAATTGCTTCTTTAAAAATGAATTCTTTAGCTGAGGATTATGAAGAAATCAATGGATTGAAAGTTGTATCTGAATTGATGGAAGCGGACTTTAAAGAACTTCAAAAAATAGCTACTGACTTTACGGATAATGGAAAGGCAGATGTAGTTATTATGGGAAACAATGATGGTAAAATCGTTGGTGCAGCTTCTCAAAATGCAATTGATAATGGAATTAAAATTAATAATGTTATCAAGTCTGCAGCTAGTATATTGGGTGGTGGCGGTGGAGGTCGTTTAACATTAGCACAAGGTGCTGGTAAAAACACAGATAAAATGAATGAAGCTATTCAAACAGCAATTGGGTTAATCAAAGGATAA